In Agrobacterium sp. RAC06, a single window of DNA contains:
- a CDS encoding Trm112 family protein, which yields MADNPTSLIDPKMLELLVCPLTQGTLKWDREKSELVSEKARLAYPIRDGIPIMLVSEARKLEMPA from the coding sequence ATGGCCGATAATCCGACCAGCCTCATCGATCCGAAGATGCTCGAACTTCTGGTCTGTCCTCTGACGCAGGGCACCCTGAAATGGGACCGGGAGAAGAGCGAGCTCGTCTCCGAGAAGGCGCGTCTCGCCTACCCCATCCGCGACGGAATACCGATCATGCTGGTTTCGGAAGCCCGCAAGCTGGAGATGCCCGCCTGA
- the tesB gene encoding acyl-CoA thioesterase II codes for MSQPSGQTKPMQDLIERLDLEKLEENLFRGSSPQNGWQRVFGGLVIAQALMAAQRCVDPDRIVHSLHAYFMRPGDPSIPIVYQVERIRDGSSFTTRRVVAIQHGKAIFSMSASFQIEEPGFDHQVKIPNVAAPEQLMGEAEFRAAFLAQAPDTVKKYWGRERPIEIRPTSLTHYLSREKLEPEAHIWVRASGLVPDDRHYQAAILAYLSDMTLLDTSLYAHGTSIFDPELQVASLDHAMWFHRPCRLEDWLLYTQDSPSAAGARGMTRGSIFTRDGRLVASVAQEGLIRKRAND; via the coding sequence ATGTCGCAGCCATCAGGCCAGACCAAACCGATGCAAGACCTGATCGAGCGTCTCGATCTGGAAAAGCTGGAGGAAAACCTGTTTCGCGGCAGCAGTCCGCAGAACGGTTGGCAGCGCGTGTTCGGTGGCCTGGTCATCGCACAAGCCCTGATGGCGGCACAGCGCTGCGTCGACCCCGACCGCATCGTCCATTCGCTCCATGCCTATTTCATGCGCCCGGGCGATCCCTCCATCCCGATCGTCTACCAGGTCGAGCGCATCCGCGACGGCTCTTCCTTCACCACCCGCCGCGTTGTCGCGATCCAGCATGGCAAGGCGATCTTTTCCATGTCGGCCTCCTTCCAGATCGAGGAACCGGGCTTTGACCACCAGGTGAAGATCCCGAACGTCGCCGCACCGGAACAGCTGATGGGCGAAGCGGAGTTTCGCGCCGCCTTCCTCGCCCAGGCACCGGATACGGTGAAGAAATACTGGGGCCGCGAACGGCCGATCGAGATCCGCCCGACATCGCTGACCCACTATCTGTCCCGGGAGAAACTGGAACCGGAGGCCCATATCTGGGTGCGCGCATCAGGCCTCGTTCCCGACGACAGGCACTATCAGGCGGCAATCCTTGCCTATCTCTCGGACATGACCCTGCTCGACACCTCGCTCTATGCGCACGGCACCTCAATCTTCGACCCCGAACTGCAGGTCGCGAGCCTTGATCATGCCATGTGGTTCCACCGTCCCTGCCGGCTGGAAGACTGGCTGCTCTACACGCAGGACAGCCCCAGTGCGGCAGGCGCGCGTGGCATGACCCGCGGCAGCATCTTCACACGTGACGGAAGACTGGTTGCCTCGGTGGCTCAGGAAGGGTTGATCCGCAAACGGGCAAATGACTAG
- a CDS encoding ammonium transporter produces the protein MSFANLNSNLVRLGAASAAVLAPVVAFAQEAAPAAAEAVAAAPVPDKGDTAFMFLCTILVLFMLIPGLALFYGGLVRAKNMLSVLMQCTVIGSTVMLAWVIYGYSFAFGGSENAYFGGFAKLFLSGVTPESTAATFSDAVIPEYIFIMFQMTFAAITPALIVGAFAERIKFSAAVLFCLLWVTVVYLPVAHMVWDANGLIFGWGALDFAGGTVVHINAGVAGLIGAIMLGKRTGYGKDMMAPHSMTLTLVGAAMLWVGWFGFNAGSNLEASGGAMLATVNTFIATAAAVVSWCLVETFTRGKASMLGAASGMISGLVAITPAAGIAGPMGAIVMGLMVSPLCYFFVAVVKNKFGYDDTADVFGVHGIGGLFGAIATGVFASASLGGIGYAEGVTMGGQVMTQIYAVVVTILWCGIGSIILYKLVDLIVGLRVPVEAEREGLDLASHGEAAYHS, from the coding sequence ATGTCATTTGCCAATCTGAATTCCAATCTCGTGCGCCTTGGCGCCGCGTCCGCAGCAGTGCTGGCGCCGGTTGTCGCCTTCGCGCAGGAAGCAGCGCCTGCTGCAGCCGAAGCAGTTGCTGCGGCTCCGGTTCCGGACAAGGGCGACACCGCCTTCATGTTCCTCTGCACCATCCTCGTCCTGTTCATGCTGATCCCGGGCCTGGCTCTGTTCTATGGCGGTCTGGTTCGCGCCAAGAACATGCTCTCGGTTCTGATGCAGTGCACCGTCATCGGTTCGACCGTGATGCTCGCCTGGGTGATCTACGGTTACTCGTTCGCATTTGGCGGCTCTGAAAACGCCTATTTCGGCGGCTTCGCCAAGCTGTTCCTCTCGGGCGTCACGCCGGAAAGCACGGCAGCCACCTTCTCTGATGCCGTCATTCCGGAATACATCTTCATCATGTTCCAGATGACGTTCGCCGCCATCACGCCGGCCCTCATCGTCGGCGCCTTTGCGGAACGCATCAAGTTCTCCGCAGCTGTGCTCTTCTGCCTGCTCTGGGTCACCGTGGTCTACTTGCCGGTCGCTCACATGGTCTGGGATGCCAACGGCCTGATCTTCGGATGGGGTGCACTCGACTTCGCTGGCGGCACCGTCGTTCACATCAATGCCGGCGTGGCTGGTCTGATCGGTGCGATCATGCTGGGCAAGCGCACGGGCTATGGCAAAGACATGATGGCTCCGCATTCGATGACGCTGACGCTCGTCGGTGCAGCCATGCTCTGGGTCGGCTGGTTCGGCTTCAACGCAGGTTCCAACCTCGAAGCCTCTGGTGGCGCCATGCTGGCGACCGTCAACACCTTCATCGCAACCGCAGCCGCTGTCGTCTCCTGGTGCCTGGTTGAAACCTTCACCCGTGGCAAGGCTTCGATGCTCGGCGCAGCTTCCGGCATGATCTCCGGCCTCGTTGCGATCACCCCGGCAGCCGGCATCGCCGGCCCGATGGGCGCAATCGTCATGGGTCTCATGGTATCGCCGCTCTGCTACTTCTTCGTCGCCGTTGTGAAGAACAAGTTCGGCTATGACGACACCGCAGATGTGTTCGGCGTTCACGGTATCGGTGGCCTCTTTGGTGCCATCGCAACCGGCGTCTTCGCATCGGCTTCGCTGGGCGGCATCGGCTACGCTGAAGGCGTGACCATGGGCGGCCAGGTCATGACCCAGATCTATGCTGTCGTCGTCACCATTCTGTGGTGCGGCATTGGCTCGATCATCCTCTACAAGCTGGTCGATCTGATCGTCGGTCTGCGTGTGCCGGTTGAAGCCGAACGCGAAGGCCTCGACCTCGCCTCGCACGGCGAAGCTGCCTACCACAGCTAA
- a CDS encoding ubiquinone biosynthesis hydroxylase yields MLDVLVVGGGYVGLSAAVAIKQAAPHLAVEVVEAAPEDAWKKDPRASAIIAAATKMLDVFGLWDQIEPDAQPINRMIVTDSKTSDPVRPVFLTFDGAVEDGQPFAHMIPNVSMVAALRQACEERGISIRHGLRATGFRDTGPSAELTLSDGSVVSSRLVIACDGVRSKLRDLAGIKAVTWKYGQSGIVTTVEHERPHDGVAEEHFLPAGPFAILPLKGNRSSLVWTERTEDADRLVASDDLLFEAELERRFGHKLGTIRATPDRRAFPLGLTLARAFIAPRLALAGDAAHGIHPISGQGLNLGFKDVAALAETIVEADRLGLDIGSVNVLERYQIWRRFDTFRMGVTTDVLNRLFSNDVTPIRVLRDFGLGVVDRIPGLKNYFIREAAGTSGQAGPRLLGGQSI; encoded by the coding sequence ATGCTGGATGTGCTCGTCGTCGGCGGTGGCTATGTCGGTCTTTCCGCTGCGGTCGCAATCAAGCAGGCGGCCCCGCATCTCGCCGTCGAGGTTGTCGAAGCGGCGCCCGAGGACGCCTGGAAGAAGGACCCGAGGGCCTCGGCGATCATTGCGGCTGCGACCAAGATGCTCGATGTTTTCGGGCTCTGGGACCAGATCGAGCCGGATGCGCAGCCGATCAACCGGATGATCGTGACAGATTCGAAAACGTCCGATCCCGTGCGCCCGGTCTTCCTGACCTTCGATGGTGCCGTCGAAGACGGTCAGCCCTTCGCGCACATGATTCCGAATGTCAGCATGGTCGCCGCGTTGCGCCAGGCCTGCGAGGAACGCGGTATAAGCATCCGGCATGGACTGCGGGCAACCGGCTTTCGCGATACCGGACCGAGTGCCGAACTGACGCTCTCGGATGGCAGCGTCGTTTCGTCACGCCTCGTCATTGCCTGCGACGGCGTGCGATCCAAGCTGCGCGATCTCGCCGGCATCAAGGCCGTCACCTGGAAGTATGGCCAATCCGGCATCGTCACCACCGTGGAGCACGAGCGGCCGCATGACGGCGTGGCGGAGGAGCACTTCCTGCCGGCCGGTCCGTTTGCCATCCTGCCGCTGAAGGGTAACCGTTCGTCACTGGTCTGGACGGAGCGCACAGAAGATGCCGACAGGCTCGTCGCCTCCGACGACCTGCTGTTCGAGGCTGAGCTCGAGCGTCGCTTCGGCCACAAGCTCGGCACCATCCGTGCGACGCCGGACCGTCGGGCCTTCCCGCTCGGTCTGACCCTTGCCCGCGCCTTCATCGCGCCGCGTCTGGCGCTTGCCGGCGACGCGGCGCATGGCATCCATCCCATCTCCGGCCAGGGTCTCAATCTCGGCTTCAAGGACGTCGCGGCACTTGCGGAGACGATCGTCGAGGCCGACCGCCTGGGTCTCGATATCGGCTCGGTCAATGTGCTCGAGCGCTACCAGATCTGGCGGCGCTTCGACACGTTCCGCATGGGTGTCACAACGGATGTGTTGAACCGGCTGTTCTCGAACGATGTCACACCGATCCGGGTGCTGCGCGATTTCGGCCTTGGCGTCGTTGATCGTATCCCGGGCCTGAAGAACTATTTCATCCGCGAAGCTGCGGGCACATCCGGGCAAGCCGGGCCGCGCCTTCTAGGCGGCCAGAGCATCTGA
- a CDS encoding P-II family nitrogen regulator, with protein sequence MGNQMKIVMAIIKPFKLDEVREALTAVGIQGLTVTEVKGYGRQKGHTEIYRGTEYAVSFLPKLKIEIAVSSELADKAVEAIASSAKTGQIGDGKIFVYSIDQAVRIRTGETNTEAL encoded by the coding sequence ATGGGAAACCAGATGAAGATTGTGATGGCTATCATCAAGCCGTTCAAGCTGGACGAGGTACGCGAGGCCTTGACGGCTGTGGGGATCCAGGGCCTGACCGTGACCGAGGTCAAGGGCTATGGACGCCAGAAGGGGCACACTGAAATCTACCGCGGCACCGAATACGCCGTCAGCTTTCTGCCGAAACTGAAGATCGAGATCGCAGTCTCGTCCGAGCTTGCCGACAAGGCCGTCGAAGCCATCGCTTCGTCCGCCAAGACCGGCCAGATCGGCGACGGGAAGATCTTTGTCTACTCGATCGATCAGGCCGTGCGCATCCGCACCGGCGAAACCAATACCGAAGCGCTGTAA
- a CDS encoding FtsK/SpoIIIE family DNA translocase translates to MSRSHSATLPEHSTRSALSAFLLRQILALTGFGLFLLLVLAVAALATWNVSDPSLSYATDNPPTNILGLSGAVFADLMMQFFGLGSLLALLPVMAWSFALIGGRRVTRIPARLGAWVAGALVAAAAVGCFPPPQTWPLPSGTGGVLGDLILRFPALFIGAYPTSTFAMILGAVLALPATWLMLFAAGIVGKAVEPADDEEPVAPLVRAKPKTPVFEDDEEDDEREGPIALVMGALTHNWYTTRARVRRLFGLTSSDRRERDFEQPYDFNDDEFGTLNEPVRAKAPPLNARVEPSLDGAPVRPTGRSIVSPPPMSAGHFDDDEDDFGLDDLPRPAGILSDDGVRSAPAKPAGASPRVAAPAARPKPGARMERDAQGSFLRPEGFQLPSVHLLAEPRAITRDATLSAEALEHNARLLEGVLDDFGVKGEIIHVRPGPVVTLYELEPAPGIKSSRVIGLADDIARSMSAIAARVAVVPGRNAIGIELPNQTRETVYLRELIGSRDFDGNKAKLAMALGKTIGGEPVIADLAKMPHLLVAGTTGSGKSVAINTMILSLLYKMTPEQCRLIMIDPKMLELSVYDGIPHLLSPVVTDPKKAVVALKWTVREMEERYKKMSKIGVRNIDGFNARVAQALEKGEVLTRTVQTGFDRQTGEAIYETEEFDLQPLPYIVVIIDEMADLMMVAGKDIEGAVQRLAQMARAAGIHVIMATQRPSVDVITGTIKANFPTRISFQVTSKIDSRTILGEQGAEQLLGMGDMLYMAGGGRIQRVHGPFVSDHEVEEIVAYLKTQGSPQYLEAITVDDDEDGEDGGGPIGTGNLGESDDPYDQAVAIVLRDGKASTSYVQRRLGIGYNRAASLIERMEKEGIIGPANHAGKREILVPTEE, encoded by the coding sequence ATGAGCAGAAGCCATTCAGCAACGCTTCCGGAGCACTCGACGCGCTCGGCGTTGTCAGCCTTCCTGCTGCGCCAGATCCTGGCACTGACCGGCTTTGGTCTGTTTCTTCTTCTGGTGCTCGCAGTTGCGGCGCTCGCCACCTGGAACGTTTCGGATCCGAGCCTCTCCTATGCGACGGACAATCCGCCGACGAACATTCTCGGACTGTCCGGCGCAGTCTTTGCCGACCTGATGATGCAGTTCTTCGGGCTCGGCAGTCTTTTGGCGCTCCTGCCGGTCATGGCCTGGTCCTTCGCCCTCATCGGCGGACGCCGAGTGACCCGCATCCCGGCCCGCCTCGGTGCCTGGGTTGCAGGTGCCCTGGTGGCGGCAGCCGCCGTCGGCTGTTTTCCGCCGCCGCAGACCTGGCCCCTGCCGAGTGGAACAGGCGGCGTGCTCGGCGATCTCATTTTGCGCTTTCCGGCACTCTTCATCGGCGCCTATCCGACGTCGACATTCGCCATGATCCTGGGTGCGGTACTGGCCCTGCCGGCGACCTGGCTGATGCTATTTGCGGCCGGCATCGTCGGCAAGGCCGTCGAGCCGGCGGATGACGAGGAGCCGGTCGCGCCGCTCGTCCGCGCCAAGCCGAAGACACCCGTCTTCGAAGACGATGAGGAAGACGACGAACGCGAAGGCCCGATCGCTCTGGTCATGGGTGCGCTAACTCACAATTGGTACACGACGCGCGCCCGCGTCCGACGCCTGTTCGGATTGACCTCCAGCGATCGTCGCGAGCGCGATTTCGAACAGCCCTATGATTTCAACGATGACGAGTTCGGGACATTGAACGAGCCGGTGCGCGCCAAGGCGCCGCCGCTCAATGCCCGCGTCGAGCCCTCGCTCGATGGCGCACCTGTGCGCCCAACCGGCCGCTCGATCGTCTCCCCGCCTCCGATGTCGGCTGGACACTTCGATGACGACGAGGACGATTTCGGTCTCGACGATCTCCCGCGGCCGGCCGGCATCCTCTCCGACGACGGCGTGCGGTCGGCCCCGGCAAAGCCTGCCGGAGCCTCGCCGCGCGTTGCCGCACCCGCTGCACGGCCCAAGCCGGGCGCCCGCATGGAGCGCGACGCGCAGGGATCCTTCCTGCGTCCCGAAGGTTTCCAGTTGCCGTCCGTCCATCTTTTGGCCGAGCCGCGCGCTATTACGCGCGACGCCACGCTGTCTGCCGAGGCATTGGAGCACAATGCCCGCCTGCTTGAAGGCGTTCTCGACGACTTCGGCGTCAAGGGCGAGATCATCCATGTCCGGCCAGGCCCGGTCGTCACGCTCTACGAGCTCGAGCCGGCACCCGGCATCAAGTCGTCGCGCGTCATCGGCCTTGCCGACGACATCGCACGTTCGATGAGCGCAATTGCCGCCCGTGTCGCCGTGGTCCCCGGTCGCAACGCGATCGGCATCGAACTGCCCAACCAGACGCGCGAGACCGTCTACCTGCGTGAATTGATCGGCTCCCGCGACTTCGACGGCAACAAGGCAAAGCTTGCCATGGCGCTCGGCAAGACGATCGGCGGCGAACCCGTCATCGCCGACCTCGCCAAGATGCCGCATCTGCTCGTCGCCGGCACCACCGGTTCGGGTAAGTCGGTCGCCATCAACACGATGATCCTGTCGCTCCTCTACAAGATGACGCCGGAGCAGTGCCGCCTGATCATGATCGATCCGAAGATGCTGGAACTCTCCGTTTATGATGGAATCCCGCATCTTCTCTCTCCCGTTGTCACGGATCCGAAGAAGGCCGTGGTTGCGCTCAAATGGACCGTCCGCGAGATGGAAGAGCGCTACAAGAAGATGTCGAAGATCGGTGTCCGCAACATCGACGGCTTCAACGCCCGTGTCGCCCAGGCGCTCGAAAAGGGCGAGGTCCTGACCCGCACCGTGCAGACCGGCTTTGACCGCCAGACGGGCGAAGCGATCTACGAAACGGAAGAATTCGACCTGCAGCCCCTGCCCTATATCGTCGTCATCATCGACGAAATGGCCGACCTGATGATGGTGGCCGGCAAGGACATCGAAGGCGCCGTGCAGCGGCTTGCACAGATGGCCCGTGCAGCCGGTATTCACGTGATCATGGCAACCCAGCGCCCATCAGTCGACGTCATCACCGGTACGATCAAGGCCAACTTCCCGACCCGTATTTCCTTCCAGGTGACGTCGAAGATCGACAGCCGGACCATTCTCGGCGAACAGGGGGCCGAACAGCTACTCGGCATGGGCGACATGCTCTACATGGCCGGTGGCGGGCGCATCCAGCGCGTCCACGGCCCCTTTGTCTCCGACCATGAGGTCGAAGAAATCGTTGCTTACCTCAAGACACAAGGGTCACCGCAATATCTCGAAGCGATCACCGTCGACGACGACGAGGATGGCGAAGATGGCGGCGGTCCTATTGGAACCGGAAACCTCGGCGAATCGGATGACCCCTACGATCAGGCGGTCGCCATCGTGCTGCGTGACGGCAAGGCGTCGACCTCCTATGTCCAACGTCGTCTCGGCATCGGCTATAACCGTGCCGCCTCCCTGATCGAGCGCATGGAGAAAGAGGGCATCATCGGCCCTGCGAACCATGCCGGGAAACGCGAAATTCTGGTACCGACCGAAGAGTAG
- the trxA gene encoding thioredoxin, translating into MSDYGNPYGSYGNQTMTAKAEFGGAPQGTPPAGDLIKDTTTANFARDVMDESRNQPVLVDFWAPWCGPCKQLTPIIEKAVNEAGGRVKLVKMNIDDHPSVAGQLGIQSIPAVVAFVNGRPADGFMGALPESQVKAFIDKVAGPAGADQAAEIAAVLEEAAGLLVAGDIDGAAQLFAAILQADPDNTKAIAGLAECMIGANQHQRARELVSQLPEDLAKAAEIQAVLTRLDQIDEARKLGDPVALEHTLSLNPDDHEARLKLAKIRNVEGRREEAAEHLLLIMKRDRTFEDDGARKQLLQFFEVWGPKDPATIMARRKLSSILFS; encoded by the coding sequence ATGAGCGACTACGGCAACCCTTACGGCAGCTACGGCAACCAGACCATGACGGCCAAGGCGGAGTTCGGTGGCGCTCCTCAAGGCACGCCCCCAGCAGGTGACCTGATCAAGGACACGACGACGGCGAACTTCGCCCGCGACGTCATGGACGAATCGCGCAACCAGCCGGTTCTCGTCGATTTTTGGGCCCCCTGGTGCGGTCCGTGCAAGCAGTTGACCCCCATCATTGAAAAGGCCGTCAACGAAGCTGGTGGCCGCGTCAAGCTCGTCAAGATGAACATCGACGACCATCCGTCGGTCGCCGGCCAGCTTGGCATCCAGTCGATCCCCGCTGTGGTCGCCTTCGTCAATGGGCGCCCGGCTGATGGCTTCATGGGCGCGCTGCCCGAGAGCCAGGTGAAGGCCTTCATCGACAAGGTGGCAGGTCCGGCCGGCGCCGATCAGGCAGCTGAAATTGCCGCCGTGCTCGAAGAAGCCGCAGGCTTGCTTGTAGCTGGAGACATCGATGGTGCCGCACAGCTGTTTGCCGCGATCCTCCAGGCCGACCCCGACAACACAAAGGCGATTGCCGGCCTCGCTGAATGCATGATCGGCGCCAACCAGCACCAGCGCGCCCGTGAACTGGTCAGCCAGCTGCCCGAAGATCTGGCCAAGGCCGCCGAAATCCAGGCCGTTCTCACGCGGCTGGATCAGATCGACGAGGCACGCAAGCTCGGTGATCCCGTGGCGCTGGAGCACACGCTGTCGCTGAACCCCGACGATCACGAGGCGCGCTTGAAGCTCGCCAAGATCCGCAATGTCGAAGGTCGCCGCGAGGAAGCAGCAGAACATCTGCTGCTGATCATGAAGCGCGACCGGACCTTCGAGGACGATGGTGCGCGCAAACAGCTGCTGCAATTCTTCGAGGTCTGGGGGCCGAAAGACCCGGCCACCATCATGGCGCGGCGCAAACTCTCGTCGATCCTCTTTTCGTGA
- a CDS encoding LON peptidase substrate-binding domain-containing protein, which produces MQVGNARYLTAGDLPETVPVFPISGVLLLPGGQLPLNVFEPRYLAMLDAALSGNRLIGMIQPAMSEVQANILPERPQLAPVGCLGRITSFNETGDGRYIVSLAGVCRFRLMDEVTTSKPFRSFQIAPFIADLSSAEDEGQVNRTGLLAAFKAYLEANKLEADWESVERASNLTLVNSLSMMSPFGPPEKQALLEAPDLKTRAETLIAITEIVLARTFGDADTMLQ; this is translated from the coding sequence ATGCAAGTGGGAAATGCCCGATATCTGACGGCTGGCGACCTCCCCGAGACGGTCCCAGTCTTCCCCATCTCCGGTGTGCTGCTGCTGCCGGGTGGCCAGCTGCCGCTCAACGTCTTTGAACCGCGTTACCTCGCGATGCTGGATGCGGCACTCTCCGGCAATCGACTGATCGGCATGATTCAGCCGGCGATGTCGGAGGTGCAGGCCAACATTCTGCCCGAGCGCCCACAGCTGGCGCCCGTCGGCTGCCTTGGCAGGATTACCTCCTTCAACGAAACCGGCGATGGCCGCTACATCGTGTCGCTGGCAGGGGTGTGCCGTTTCCGGCTGATGGACGAGGTGACGACCAGCAAGCCCTTCCGCAGCTTCCAGATCGCACCTTTCATCGCCGATCTGAGTTCGGCGGAAGACGAGGGACAGGTCAACCGTACCGGCCTCCTGGCGGCCTTCAAGGCCTATCTGGAGGCGAACAAGCTCGAAGCCGATTGGGAAAGCGTCGAGCGGGCATCGAACCTGACGCTGGTAAATTCCCTGTCGATGATGTCGCCGTTTGGCCCGCCTGAAAAACAGGCGCTTCTGGAGGCGCCCGACCTCAAGACGCGTGCCGAGACCCTGATTGCGATTACCGAAATTGTCCTCGCCCGGACCTTCGGTGATGCCGATACCATGTTGCAGTGA